The Macadamia integrifolia cultivar HAES 741 unplaced genomic scaffold, SCU_Mint_v3 scaffold262, whole genome shotgun sequence sequence CCAtgattaccaagaaaaaaatcagaaaaaatcaaaagagaaaagaagcctTCCAGACGCCTTATCTCCCCCAACTCAgatataagaagaagaaggttgcaGATGACGATTGGTGCTTCTACAATCACCAGTAGTGATCAACAGTATGATCGAGCGACAGCGGTGAAACAATTCGACGAGTCCAAGATCGGAGTTAAAGGTCTTGTAGATTCTGGCGTCACCACCATCCCTCCTTTCTTGAAGCCTCCGGCCCCAATAACTTCCGGCTAGTTAGGGCTAATTCCATGGCGTTTCCGAACCCAACGATCGCCGGAAGCCTCTGAAGCATCCCCAGATCAGCAATAACTGCCAAATCGACCTCCTTCACAGAGAAGAATGAATCCTTCGTACAATACCTAACATCACAAGCTGTGACGATATCGATCCCACCTCCAATGCAAGAgccatggattccagcaatgaCAGGTTTGCCGCAAATTTCCAGAGCTATGATTGCGACATGTAATCCCTTTTTTTCAATAATACCTCTTTTTTCATAACAAGGAACCCTAAGTTTTACGGTGAACGAAAtctaaagaagagaaagaaacaccAAAGATCCAACTTAAGATTAACGAAGATCCAAAATAAAACCTCCCCAAAAGGCCAAAACCCTAGATTTTGTCAAAGAGGTCCAGATGTGAGATCTTAAATTTAAGATTAAACCAAAGATCAGGGCTGAAAGACCCTAAATT is a genomic window containing:
- the LOC122066879 gene encoding delta(3,5)-Delta(2,4)-dienoyl-CoA isomerase, peroxisomal-like, with translation MRIAGVAGERCKILLCFIQISFTVKLRVPCYEKRGIIEKKGLHVAIIALEICGKPVIAGIHGSCIGGGIDIVTACDVRYCTKDSFFSVKEVDLAVIADLGMLQRLPAIVGFGNAMELALTSRKLLGPEASRKEGWW